Proteins from a single region of Megalopta genalis isolate 19385.01 chromosome 3, iyMegGena1_principal, whole genome shotgun sequence:
- the JTBR gene encoding jumping translocation breakpoint protein JTBR isoform X2: MIELCTKKRMLIAITLLGGLTVLVLIVESHWTDNSNKLYIENFENNTACLSGDEYEIISECHPCSAFELASKSIDVCVHARYKEVLKCKSGETVTRSCDRVAWLEEKAFWKFEAFVFVLAFGSCLSIYWRENVLRQRIIRKVARQLRASV; the protein is encoded by the exons ATGATCGAGTTGTGTACAAAGAAACGAATGCTGATCGCTATCACACTATTGGGAGG GTTAACGGTTTTAGTGCTAATCGTCGAAAGCCATTGGACGGACAATTCCAACAAACTTTATATAGAAAATTTCGAGAACAATACGGCCTGCCTGTCCGGCGACGAATACGAAATAATCTCGGAATGTCATCCTTGCTCCGCTTTTGAATTAGCGAGCAAAAGCATCGACGTGTGCGTTCACGCGAGATACAAGGAGGTTTTAAAATGTAAAAGCGGCGAAACGGTGACCAGAAG CTGCGACAGGGTAGCTTGGCTGGAAGAGAAAGCGTTCTGGAAGTTCGAGGCGTTCGTGTTCGTGCTAGCCTTCGGTTCCTGCTTGAGCATTTATTGGAGAGAGAACGTTTTGAGGCAAAGGATAATAAGGAAAGTGGCCCGGCAACTGAGAGCCAGCGTGTAG
- the JTBR gene encoding jumping translocation breakpoint protein JTBR isoform X1, with translation MIELCTKKRMLIAITLLGGLVSLTVLVLIVESHWTDNSNKLYIENFENNTACLSGDEYEIISECHPCSAFELASKSIDVCVHARYKEVLKCKSGETVTRSCDRVAWLEEKAFWKFEAFVFVLAFGSCLSIYWRENVLRQRIIRKVARQLRASV, from the exons ATGATCGAGTTGTGTACAAAGAAACGAATGCTGATCGCTATCACACTATTGGGAGGGTTAGTTTC GTTAACGGTTTTAGTGCTAATCGTCGAAAGCCATTGGACGGACAATTCCAACAAACTTTATATAGAAAATTTCGAGAACAATACGGCCTGCCTGTCCGGCGACGAATACGAAATAATCTCGGAATGTCATCCTTGCTCCGCTTTTGAATTAGCGAGCAAAAGCATCGACGTGTGCGTTCACGCGAGATACAAGGAGGTTTTAAAATGTAAAAGCGGCGAAACGGTGACCAGAAG CTGCGACAGGGTAGCTTGGCTGGAAGAGAAAGCGTTCTGGAAGTTCGAGGCGTTCGTGTTCGTGCTAGCCTTCGGTTCCTGCTTGAGCATTTATTGGAGAGAGAACGTTTTGAGGCAAAGGATAATAAGGAAAGTGGCCCGGCAACTGAGAGCCAGCGTGTAG
- the Gstcd gene encoding glutathione S-transferase, C-terminal domain containing, with amino-acid sequence MDEVYLEIYSVTEVCVAPIETVVTLFTVKYCDSKIGIKLVPSERKPLERAYTTDVSSFDYKVVDTNKIPSYASSCELPTIVLNKTSCIAGLCAILRQIVKDAIAAYPEHRCRKLLGLKNSCLTACSEASVWTKFCEVDLILTLKFLQTDDAIRDQLPSSMARFECHMLQPVRLHNLYKYTMSKKFAGDGRLPEHTYAEGSYVTLADIIIFVCMHILLTVFSGDSTLRLLPLTARWYEKMTEDRAIVDCTERLLVTKDRASNDIDYTLPRVANQSLYKSDPKRYKPKSRIYTRQDDVEQSLELFRSLNIETRLDSEPFAAELNLDWSSVPFDATPEGGSLPPARLKRKQEQLENMCKPVVKLAKRGDAIVDFCSGSGHLGILLAYLLPHCTVILLENKEESLNRAKERVRKLNLSNVRFYQCNLDYFTGEFDIGLSLHACGVATDLVIEQCVRRRASFVCCPCCYGSLHDCHRLTYPRSDAFRKGMHRDNYMVLSHAADQTHDEKNAKTKQGYECMAIVDTDRKIVAEQYGYKVYFSKFIPETCTPKNHILVGIPGKETPETERANRMYDRLF; translated from the coding sequence ATGGACGAAGTCTATTTAGAGATCTATTCGGTGACGGAAGTCTGCGTGGCACCCATAGAAACCGTAGTGACTTTGTTCACCGTAAAGTACTGCGACTCCAAGATAGGCATCAAACTGGTTCCCAGCGAACGAAAACCTTTGGAACGAGCGTACACCACCGACGTGTCCTCTTTCGATTACAAAGTCGTGGACACGAACAAGATTCCTAGCTACGCGAGTTCCTGCGAGCTACCGACCATCGTACTGAACAAGACGAGTTGCATCGCCGGTCTTTGCGCGATTCTGCGCCAAATAGTCAAGGACGCGATCGCGGCGTATCCCGAGCACCGCTGCCGAAAGCTGTTGGGATTGAAGAACTCGTGTCTGACCGCCTGTTCCGAGGCCAGCGTCTGGACAAAGTTCTGCGAGGTCGACCTGATACTGACCTTGAAGTTTTTGCAGACCGACGACGCGATACGCGACCAACTGCCCTCCAGCATGGCGAGGTTCGAGTGTCACATGCTGCAGCCGGTCAGACTGCACAACTTGTACAAGTACACGATGTCGAAGAAGTTCGCCGGCGACGGTCGTCTGCCCGAGCACACGTACGCCGAGGGTTCCTACGTCACCCTGGCCGACATCATCATATTCGTTTGCATGCACATCCTGCTGACCGTATTTTCGGGCGACTCGACCCTCCGATTGCTTCCGCTGACCGCCAGATGGTACGAAAAGATGACGGAGGATCGGGCCATCGTCGATTGTACGGAACGTCTGCTGGTGACGAAAGACCGCGCTTCGAACGACATCGATTACACTCTTCCCCGAGTAGCGAACCAAAGTTTGTACAAAAGCGACCCGAAAAGGTACAAGCCGAAAAGCCGGATCTACACCAGGCAAGACGACGTGGAGCAGTCGTTGGAGTTGTTCAGAAGCTTGAACATAGAGACCAGGCTGGACTCGGAGCCCTTCGCCGCGGAACTGAATCTGGACTGGTCCTCGGTGCCTTTCGACGCGACGCCGGAAGGCGGCTCCTTGCCTCCCGCGAGGCTCAAGAGGAAACAGGAACAATTGGAGAACATGTGCAAGCCCGTCGTGAAACTCGCCAAGCGAGGAGACGCGATCGTGGACTTTTGTTCGGGCAGCGGTCATCTGGGCATCCTTTTGGCGTATCTGCTGCCTCATTGCACCGTTATACTGCTAGAGAATAAGGAGGAGTCGTTGAACAGAGCCAAGGAGAGAGTCCGGAAGCTGAACCTTTCCAACGTACGATTTTATCAATGCAATTTGGACTATTTCACGGGAGAATTCGATATAGGTCTGTCGTTGCACGCTTGCGGCGTCGCAACCGATCTGGTTATAGAACAGTGCGTCAGGAGGAGGGCGAGCTTCGTCTGCTGTCCCTGCTGTTACGGCTCCCTGCACGACTGCCATCGCTTGACCTACCCGAGGAGCGACGCGTTCAGAAAGGGCATGCATCGAGACAATTACATGGTGCTCAGTCATGCCGCGGACCAAACGCACGACGAAAAGAACGCGAAGACCAAGCAGGGTTACGAGTGTATGGCGATCGTCGATACCGACAGGAAGATCGTAGCGGAACAGTACGGATACAAGGTGTACTTTTCGAAATTCATACCGGAGACCTGCACGCCCAAGAATCATATACTCGTGGGGATCCCCGGGAAAGAAACGCCGGAGACGGAGCGTGCGAACCGAATGTACGACAGATTATTTTAA